One region of Salvia miltiorrhiza cultivar Shanhuang (shh) chromosome 3, IMPLAD_Smil_shh, whole genome shotgun sequence genomic DNA includes:
- the LOC131015896 gene encoding non-specific lipid transfer protein GPI-anchored 14-like: protein MNTLKSSFLLASMVMLFRLSGCDNSKDKEACAESLVGLATCLPYVGGTAKSPTPDCCNGLKQLLKTNKKCLCVVIKDRNDPDLGLNINVTLALSLPHVCNAPANISQCPALLNLPPNSPDAQVFYQLDKNSSSVAGAVSPNPSSAPAGAPTSQPKSGGCDKGLLLAGLLLLPALLLSSSLL, encoded by the exons ATGAATACATTGAAATCTTCATTCTTATTAGCATCAATGGTGATGCTATTTAGGTTATCAGGGTGTGATAACTCCAAGGACAAAGAAGCATGTGCAGAGTCATTGGTGGGATTAGCAACATGTTTGCCTTATGTTGGAGGAACTGCAAAATCCCCAACACCAGATTGCTGCAATGGTCTCAAGCAGCTTCTTAAGACCAACAAAAAGTGTCTGTGTGTGGTTATTAAGGATAGAAATGATCCTGATTTGGGCCTCAATATTAATGTCACACTTGCTTTGTCTCTCCCTCATGTTTGTAATGCTCCGGCTAATATTTCCCAGTGCCCCG CTCTCCTCAACTTGCCCCCAAATTCACCAGATGCTCAGGTTTTTTACCAACTTGATAAAAATAGCAGCAGTGTTGCTGGAG CGGTTTCTCCCAATCCAAGCAGTGCCCCTGCCGGAGCTCCGACGTCTCAGCCGAAAAGCGGTGGTTGTGACAAAGGGCTGCTTCTTGCGGGATTACTTTTACTGCCGGCATTGCTGCTCTCATCATCGTTGCTGTAA